The Solibacillus daqui genome has a segment encoding these proteins:
- a CDS encoding DUF1128 domain-containing protein produces MDLSNPTQENVAYMIEQIKDKLRMANGDAMQSEAFDENKYEDLQYLYEMVMKRDSFSPSEMNAIVAELGSLRK; encoded by the coding sequence ATGGACTTATCCAATCCAACACAAGAAAACGTCGCTTATATGATCGAACAAATTAAAGACAAGCTTCGTATGGCGAATGGCGATGCAATGCAATCAGAAGCATTCGACGAAAACAAATACGAAGATCTACAATATTTATATGAAATGGTGATGAAACGCGATTCCTTTAGCCCAAGCGAAATGAACGCAATTGTCGCTGAACTAGGTTCACTACGTAAATAA